From a single Lolium rigidum isolate FL_2022 chromosome 7, APGP_CSIRO_Lrig_0.1, whole genome shotgun sequence genomic region:
- the LOC124675739 gene encoding uncharacterized protein LOC124675739, giving the protein MLRPLHCSIGEEFPFPSPLCSQSAGPEGLMLNISFLYLARIALNTTGFLKDNLREFFYSVWLSEFILEPTSKKKVGMNNLQGNQLAQFSRWNGAVSWFCEGCSRGT; this is encoded by the exons ATGTTGCGTCCTCTTCATTGTTCTATTGGTGAAGAGTTTCCGTTTCCTTCCCCGTTGTGTTCTCAGTCTGCTGGTCCAGAGGGACTTATGTTGAACATTTCGTTTCTATACTTGGCACGCATTGCACTCAATACTACAGGCTTCTTGAAGGACAATCTTCGA GAGTTCTTTTATTCGGTTTGGTTGTCAGAGTTTATTCTAgagccaacaagcaagaaaaaaGTTGGAATGAACAATCTACAGGG GAATCAGCTTGCACAATTTTCCCGATGGAATGGTGCTGTTTCTTGGTTCTGTGAAG GGTGTTCGCGTGGGACTTAA